The sequence GCCCCGATCACCGTACCAATACCTGCTAAAAATGTGAAATTCACCGTTAAATGCCAGTCTAAATCCACCCGCCCCAAATAGCCCGCCAAACCCGCTAAAGAATTCGCCGTGATGATTAACAGCGAAGTGCCAATCGCTTTGGTCATGGGCACCTGCGCCAGCAGTACCAACGCCGGGACAATGGCAAAACCGCCCCCCACACCGACCAACCCGGTCAGCACCCCCACCATCACCCCCTCCGTCGGCAACCACAGCCAACAATAGCGGCACAGGGGCTGGACATAGGGACCCTCCACCGCAGGGGTACGGGAACTGCGGCGAATCATCAACCCAGCCGCCACCAACATTGCCCCCGCAAACAGGGTCATCTGCACCGTACTGGTCACAAACGGCAAAGCCGCCAACCGGGCCCCCAGGTATGCCCCCGCCATCGTCGCCAGCCCAAAGATTGCCCCCGGTCGCCAAGCCACCTGCCCCCGCCGGATGTGGGGAAGCGCTCCCACTAAGCTCACCGTGCCCACCATCACCAGGGTCATGGGAATCGCCGTCTGCGGGTCAATCCCCATCACATACACCAACACGGGCAAAGCCAGCACCGACCCCCCGCCCCCCAACAGCCCCAAACTCAGACCAATCAGCACCGCCAGGGCATAACCCACCACTACTGCCATGACTGCCCCGCCCGGCGATTGTAGGGCAACTGCGCCAACAGCATCCCCATCGCACAGGTATTGGTCACCCCGGCAAACACCAGACCTGCCCCCACCAACCCA comes from Synechococcus sp. C9 and encodes:
- a CDS encoding sulfite exporter TauE/SafE family protein, which encodes MAVVVGYALAVLIGLSLGLLGGGGSVLALPVLVYVMGIDPQTAIPMTLVMVGTVSLVGALPHIRRGQVAWRPGAIFGLATMAGAYLGARLAALPFVTSTVQMTLFAGAMLVAAGLMIRRSSRTPAVEGPYVQPLCRYCWLWLPTEGVMVGVLTGLVGVGGGFAIVPALVLLAQVPMTKAIGTSLLIITANSLAGLAGYLGRVDLDWHLTVNFTFLAGIGTVIGAYLVQYIHPKHLQKGFGYFLLGIAVLVLWQNQKLQKPRAESRMDGITVVTSRGRQSRLLI